The genomic stretch TCGTGATATCCGACCATGTATTCATGGCCAGACCGGCCGCCATTTTCAGGGCGACGCCGCTGTAAGGGAATTCGTCTGCGGCAAAGAGGATTTTCATGGCACATTTCCTTTCTCCGTAGCTGTCCTTTTGGCAATCGCCTTTTCGACGACATCGAGGATTTCCTTCAGTTTGAAAGGCTTGGCCACGAAATCGAAAACGCCCTTCTGGTAGGACTGCCTGGCCGTATCCATCGTGGCGAAACCCGTGATCACGATGACTTCGGTCTTGGGATAGCGCTTTTTCACCTCCGTCAGAAACGCCATGCCATCGAGTCCCTCCATTTTCAAATCCGTAATCACCACATCGAATTCCTTTTCCGTGATACGGTGCAGGGCCATGGCGCTCTGGGTGAAGGTTTCGGCTTCGTAACCCGCTTTTTCCAGAGCTGGTTTGAGCCGTTTGCAGACGATGGGTTCATCGTCGAGAATCAGGATCTGAAATTTCCGTTCCGTTTCCATACGTCACACTCCTTCAGTTTTAGGCTATGGGCGATAGGCGATAGGTTATGGGCTATGGGCTATGGGCTATGGGCTATGGGTTATGGGTTATGGGTTGTAGGCTATTGGATTGGGACTCCTCCTGCAGCCGGGCAAGAATCCGCTGGCAGAAGGATTGCTTGTGTTTTTCCATATCCGCATCCTCATGCATCTGCACATCCAGTTGTCGGGTATAGGCCACGAGGGAGCCCAGCATCCACAATTTCTGTTCCATGATCTTTCTGGGGCATTTCTTGATGCGGCCGATCACCAGATCGCCCCGGATTTCCACCCGGAAATTGAAGCGCTCGAGCACTTCTCCAATGAATCCGGCCCTGCGGGAACGCCTCGTCATGTCGGTCACACCGCCCAGGAACCGGAAATAGGCCGTATTGTCGTTTACCTGATCCGACACATAGGCGTCGATGATGTTGTAATGATAGCCCAGCTTCAAGCTGAGATTGAAATACGCATCCGTGATGACGGCCAGGTTGCGCCCGGCATTGCGCGGGTCCGAAAGTGCGGGAGACATCGTCCGGGTCATGCTCGACATGAAACTGCCGAAATCCACGGATACCGGTTCCGAATCCCACATGCCGGATGTTTCCAACCCATCGAGAAAGGCAT from Desulfatirhabdium butyrativorans DSM 18734 encodes the following:
- a CDS encoding response regulator; translated protein: METERKFQILILDDEPIVCKRLKPALEKAGYEAETFTQSAMALHRITEKEFDVVITDLKMEGLDGMAFLTEVKKRYPKTEVIVITGFATMDTARQSYQKGVFDFVAKPFKLKEILDVVEKAIAKRTATEKGNVP